From the Salmo trutta chromosome 25, fSalTru1.1, whole genome shotgun sequence genome, the window CCAGGTGGATAGGGCTAGTTAGCTGCTAGCCATGTGTTTTCCTGTGTATTTCCATGTATGTGTTATGTCCTGCATTGGCCGACACCCAGAACCACATTGAAAATAAGTGTTTTTACACTTTCATGTGTCATCCTCTGGGTTCCTTTTGTACTTTTTAAAACTGTATTTAAACCGTTCTAATTGTTTTACCtccaaaaataaaaatgaatcaGGAACGCCCGGCTGGCCCTGATCCTCACCTGGTGTCTGGCCCTACTCTCTGGTTCCATCCCTCTGATGGGCTGGCACGGATCACTGCCACCTTCTGGGTACGTGTcataacattacactgttgaacCTTTTTCATCTTTAAATCTGTATTTAAATGTTAATCTTACAATCTGTAACTACTTGGTTGTCACCAATATATGGTTTACTTGAACTTTGAAATTTAAATGATACGCTAACTAATTTCTATCAAAAATAATGCTGTattaaattaaaattaaaagTGTAATCTCTTcactatttttttttttgcagggcCTGTCTGTTCCCTTGTGTGGTCGATTTGAGTTATATGGTCTACTTCAACTTCTTGGGCTGCGTGCTGGTTCCCCTGGTGGTTATGTTTATCATCTACGGTCACATCTTCCTCACGGTCAGACAGCAGCTCAGACGCATCGCAGCCGGGAGGGGACCAGCCAGACCTGataccagggagggagagagtggaccAGTCAGGTCTGATaccagggatggagagagtggaCCAGCCAGACCTGATaccagggatggagagagtggaCCAGTCAGGTCTGATaccagggatggagagagtggaCCAGCCAGACCTGATaccagggatggagagaggggaccaGCCAGACCTGATaccagggatggagagagtggaccagccagacctgataccagggagggagagagtggaccagccagacctgataccagggagggagagagtggaccAGCCAGACCTGATaccagggatggagagaggggaccaGCCAGACCTGAtaccagggatggagggaggggaccAGCCAGACCTGataccagggagggagagagtggaccAGCCAGACCTGATaccagggatggagagaggggaccaGCCAGACCTGATaccagggatggagagaggggaccaGCCAGACCTGATACCAGGGATTGTGGGTCTGGGGCTGGGAGCAGAGAGGATGAGGCCGGGGCTGGAAAGAGGACTAGGGTTGAGTTTGGGGCTGGAAAGAGGACTAGAGTTGAGGCTGGGGCTGGAAAGAGGACTAGGGTTGAGGCTTGGGGTGTTAGTGGGGTAGCAGTGTGGGGAAGAGCTGGGAATAAATGGCCAGAGGGTGAGAGTTGGAGTGGAAATACTGGGGAGATGACTAGCCATGCTAGTGGGTGTGTTAGAACTGATTCTGGGTCTGTGGTAGCCAGTGAATCCAAGTCTGAGTCTCGAGGTCCAGTAAAAGCCAGGTGTGGGTCCGGCGGCAGCGAGTATAAACGAGCGGTGCGTATGCGTCGTGAGGTGAGGAAGGCCACCTCTCTATTCCTGGTGTTGTTCCTGTTCATGCTGTGCTGGCTGCCTCTCCACTTCCTGAACTGTGTTACGTTGATGTGCCCGCGCTGTCATGTGCCCCTGCCCCTCACCCTGGCAGCCATACTGCTGTCCCACGCCAACTCTGCCCTTAACCCGCTGCTCTACGCCTATCGCATGAGGTCCTTCAGACACACACTGAGGGCGCTCTGCTGCACACACActgcatgatacacacacacacacacttagggcGCTCTGCTGCACACACtgtatgatacacacacacactgagggcgctctgctgcacacacacactgcatgacacacacactgcatgacacacacacacacacacttaatgacacacacacaacataacaCAGTCAGATATCTCATCCAGAGGATTGTAATGTTTATTTAGCAGACAAGCTCTGTACATTATGGCAAATTAAAATAAAAGCAAATTCTTCAATGACAACAACGCTTCATACTCTCTAATTTCTGTGTCAGTCTCATCAAGTAGTTTAATTATTCTGGGTCAGTCAAGTAGTAGTCTCTCGTTGCCATGTCGCCAAAGTCCTGTTGTTGTCACGGCTGGTTCTCGATGAGGCTAgtcaagtggggggggggggggggggtgacagtaaccaggcctctctctcccccacagaggggagagggggagctgcTGGATGATCGACCGTTCACACCCTATTGTAAATTACAAGTGAGGGAGACTTTCTCTCTTTACCCTCCAGTATTGGCTCAAGGAATGTCCCTTTGTCTCCAGAGAGTTTTGCTCTAACGTCCAAAAAGTGGATAATGGAACAATAATTCTAACATAaagaatgtggggaatggtcaaTGGGGAGATATGGAAAACGAATATAATATTGCTTTTCATTTTGAGATGTTATTAATAACTGTATGGATGAAATACTGTAACTTATCTGTCAAGTTTCCATCGAATACATTGTGCATAGAATATGAAAAATGATTCAAGCATTTTTGTTAAGGTAGGAATGTGATTTTATGAGGTATAAGAGAATCCATCTCCTATGAACTGTTCGTAAGTAAGTAGCCACGCCCCGAGTGAAGTTGGAGAGTGTGACGGACGGACGGAGCCGTCTCCTTTGACGAGAGTGCATAAGAAGCATTGCCAACGAAATTAACATTAGACCAGGAAACATGAGGTGGAGAGCTGCACGTTTTGAACGGTTGACGCTTTGaacctcaacacgaggtgaagaaatTAACTCACCTTCCTTTGGACCAGAGAGACGAAGAGCTTCAGCTCATGTCCATCGTGGTCTGAATCCGGAATGCCAACAAGAGGGGGAAGAGGCGAGAAGCTCatctcagacaatcactggtacagctgattagctgttcTGAGGAATGAACACCCATGGAGACCAGACAACTAAGAAGGAGGACATTGTGCCCtcttgtggacaatcagagccttacacccACAGGAAACCCCACCAAAACCCTTTTCCAAGAAGGATTGGTTCCGAAAGTGATAAATGATGAACGAAGGCATttcacacgtaaatacattcatgatttcttacacCAAATGGGCAGCGgtttgtgtgcaaagtatatgattcATGGGAGAATAGTTATAGAATGTGTCCATAATAAGTGtcccttttctccctctttcttctcccCACCCCTCTTCATTCATTGTGTATAGCCACCATATTTTGTCAGTCCATTAGGGACCTTTGtctcatgtaagtgtgtgtgtgtgtgtattctgtattattatttagttagctagtaaatacacaattaaaccaatttgtgtagtactgaataatgAACAAGGCTGGGGGTTTTGCAAATCCAAAAAGGTTGCAACTGTTCAGAATGATAAGAGATAATGATTAATCAGATTACTGTTCAGAATGATATGataagaggtaatgattaatcagaatgatatgataagaggtaatgattaatcagactgttcagaatgatatgataagaggtaatgattaatcagactgttcagaatgatatgataagaggtaatgattaatcagaCTGATCAGAATGATATGataagaggtaatgattaatcagaCTGATCAGAATGATATGataagaggtaatgattaatcagaCTGATCAGAATGATATGATAAGAGGTAATGACTAATCAGACTGATCAGAATGATATGataagaggtaatgattaatcagaCTGATCAGAATGATATGataagaggtaatgattaatcagactgttcagaatgatatgataagaggtaatgattaatcagactgttcagaatgatatgataagaggtaatgattaatcagaCTGATCAGAATGATATGataagaggtaatgattaatcagaCTGATCAGAATGATATGataagaggtaatgattaatcagactgttcagaatgatatgataagaggtaatgattaatcagaCGACTGTTTATCGATGTAATCGATATACACCTTAaagagtttaattcaggagatggtaactcgttaaaacctcgtcccacctactcaacagccagtgtaatcctgtggcacgatattcaaataccttagaaatgctattacttcaatttctcaaacatatgactagtttacaccattttaaagacaagactctcgttaatctaaccacactgtccgatttcaaaaaggctttacaacgaaagcaaaacattagattatgtcagcagagtacccagccagaaataatcagacacccatttttcaagctagcatataatgtcacataaacccaaaccacagctaaatgcagcactaacctttgatgatcttcattagatgacacacctaggacattatgttatacaataaatgcatgttttgttcaatcaagttcatatttatatcaaaaaccagctttttacattagcatgtgactagcattcccaccgaacacttccggtgaatttactaaattactcacgataaacgttcacaaaaaacataacaattattttaagaattatagatacagaactcctatatgcattcgctatgtccgattttaaaatagctttccggtgaaagcacattttgcaatattctaagtagatagcccggcatcacagggctagctatatAGACACCccccaagtttagccctcaccaaagtcagatttactataagaaaaatgttattacctttgctgttcttcgttagaatgcactcccaggtcttctacttcaataacaaatgttggtttggtcccaaataatccatagttatatccaaatagcggtgttttgttcgtgcgttcaagacactatccgaagggtaaataagggttatgcgcccgacgcgtttcgtgacaaaaaaattctaaatattccattaccgtactttgaagcatgtcaaccgctgtttcaaatcaatttttatgccatttttctcgtaaaaaagcgataatattccgaccgggagtggttgtatGAGCTAAATGTAAAACGGAGTAGCtacttccggtccggagcgagcagtcgcatttcgcttcgctccacaggtaatattacacttctttacattacaacggtttggtttgtttgatctgaacaattttttcttagctatcaaagataattgtgtagtttagagtaattagagtaattatcgaggccagctattttttcgtcctcctaacgtagtcaacactgctgcctgctagctgctagctagtcaacaccgctagctagccaaccgctaccgactagcagcgctgtaattactaatacattacaacggaacgatttgactagtgcagtgttagctagctagctacatagctgtctttgtcatagcttgataattgtgtagtttagtaatagctaggttagctagccagctatttccgtcccccgcgacgccattgttccatacccagccaattattaccgacgagcagcattgtagaaactaaatacgttacaaaggaacgtcttgattagtgttatgttatgttagctagctacaaagttgcttttgtataatagccaacctctaccgactagcagc encodes:
- the LOC115161761 gene encoding adenosine receptor A1, coding for MNISTRDRCDAFQLSSSHVPVPGITWPYIAAELLIALLAIAGNILVCLAVNQNRKLRTVTNYFLVSLAMADIFVGVLAIPCAVLTDLGLPHHNLPLCLLLLSVLIVLTESSILSLLAVAAERYVAILLPLQYQRIVSPRNARLALILTWCLALLSGSIPLMGWHGSLPPSGACLFPCVVDLSYMVYFNFLGCVLVPLVVMFIIYGHIFLTVRQQLRRIAAGRGPARPDTREGESGPVRSDTRDGESGPARPDTRDGESGPVRSDTRDGESGPARPDTRDGERGPARPDTRDGESGPARPDTREGESGPARPDTREGESGPARPDTRDGERGPARPDTRDGGRGPARPDTREGESGPARPDTRDGERGPARPDTRDGERGPARPDTRDSSESKSESRGPVKARCGSGGSEYKRAVRMRREVRKATSLFLVLFLFMLCWLPLHFLNCVTLMCPRCHVPLPLTLAAILLSHANSALNPLLYAYRMRSFRHTLRALCCTHTA